CCATTTGGGGATAACGGCGGCATAGGCGCCGTTGGGGTCCTGGCGTTTGCCGAACACGTTGAAATAGCGCAGGCCGATGGTCTTGAAGCCATAGGTGCGGGCAAAGACGTCGGCGTAGAGTTCATTGACGAGCTTGGTGACGGCATAGGGCGACAGCGGCTTGCCGATGGTGTCTTCGACCTTGGGCAGGCCGGGGTGGTCGCCGTAGGTGGAGCTGGAGGCGGCGTAGGTTAAGCTGCTGACGCCGGCATCGCGCGCGGCGACCAGCATGTTGAGGAAGCCGTCGATGTTGGTGCTGTTGGTGGTGATCGGGTCTTCGATCGAGCGCGGCACGGAACCGAGGGCTGCCTGGTGCAAGACGTAGTCCACGCCGGCGCAGGCCTGGCGACAGGTTTCGAGGTTGCGGATATCGCCTTCGATGAACTTGAAGCTAGCCCATTGCGCGGGACTGACCAGGCTCTGGACTTCATCGAGGTTGTGCTGGTGGCCGGTCGCGAAGTTGTCGAGGCCGACGACCTGCTGGCCCAGCTTGAGCAGGGTTTCGAGCAGGTTGCTGCCGATGAAGCCGGCGACGCCGGTGATCAGCCAGTTTTTGGGCGTTTTTAGCAGTTGACCGCGCAAGCGTTCGTAGGGTGTGTTCATTGGGGGGCTACAGGCGCAGGTCGGATTCGGTAGCGGGAACGCATCAAGCGACATCTGCTTGAAGAATGAACCGGTTGGCGGTCGCACGCACTTCTTTCATGCGCCCGTGGCCAGGTAGCACCTTTTCTGTAATCGTAACCAGCCCAGCCAGTTCCAGTTCATCCACGTCCCGCTTTACCGCACTGCGATCACGATGCAGACGCTCTGAAATCTGGGTAATAGAACCGGGCATCTCTTTGACTGCGCGGAACAGCGCCAAGCGAGTCGCCGTGATTAGCTTCATCAGATCCGCAGGATCTTCGAAGCTGACAATGCGCTCGTCAGGAAGTTGCTCGCCCCGGTCTGCCGCTCTCGCCAACTGACGGCCTCGCTTGAAGAAGTCTCCTTCCGTTCCGGTTTTGATGGTGAGTTTGGTCATATGCTGTCCTTTAGGGCGATCCAGTCTTGCTCAAAGCGTTCTTCAATATCCTCGAAGCTGACGAACTCGACAGGCCCCACAACGCCAAGATAATGGCGGTGGTGGCCGTCGTGGGCATTGTCGTAGCCGATTACGCGCCCGTTGTCGCCGGTGAAGACGTTGTGGTTGATGTAGGCCAGGTTGTATCGGGTGACCCGCCCTGTCTCTTCATCAATCCACACTTCGCGGTGTAGCTTCCCGTTTCCGCGCTTGTCGGAAATCTTGTGGGATTCGTCAATGACTTTTACGTCAGGCATGATTTATTATATCATGCCTGCATGGTTCCTATTCGAACTGCGTTTCCAGAAAACATGAAGGGCTTTTTCGGCGTTGACCGCAGTATTGTTCGCAGCACCTGTTCAAGACCGCTAGAGGCACGGATCGGGCTCTTGGTGAGCACCGGTAGTATTATGAAGCTTTGCCGATGGCTTTGGCCAAGATCGCCAAACGACTGATTACCCATGACGAGTTTGCATCTGGAAGACCTGCGCAAGGACACGGCATATGCGCTGCTGCTTTCGTGTTGCCGGGTATACGCCAGCGCGGCGGACAGGTCTCTGCAACACCGCTTGGCCAAAGAACTCGACAACGAGCGTTTTCTCGCGCTGGCGGAACGGCATCTTGTCGGTTCTCTGGTCTGGCACAACCTGAACCGGCATCCGCAAGGTACTTTCGATGCCGGGCTGATGGCGGCGCTATTGAGCAGCCATCGGCAGAACGTGATCAGCGAAATGGTGTCGGCGCACGCGGCGGTCAAGTTGCATCGCCTGCTGGCCGGGGCTGGACTCCCGCATTGCCTGCTCAAGGGCCTGGCCGTCGGGCAACGCTACTATGCCGCCCCGGGGCTGCGCGGAACCGGAGACATCGATCTGCTGGTCCCGCAGGCAAGCTTTGACGAGGTCAACCGGCTGTTGCTGAATGCTGGCTACGCCGCACCCAATCCGATCGATGCCCTGACGTCGCGGCAACGGCGCTATTTCATGTTTCAGCAGAACCAGGTCGAGTTCCAGGCACCCGGCTCTGGTGTGATTATCGAACTTCACTGGCGACTGGATCAGGTGCCGTACACGCTGGCCGGCCTCGAGTCCGCGGCGCCGCTGGCGAAGGTGACAATTGCGGATGCCAGGATTGCCTGTCTCGATGACGAGGAGATGTTGCTGCACCTGTGCGTGCATGGCGGCAAGCATGCGTGGTTTTGCCTGAAGTGGGTTTTTGATCTGCCCAATGTTCTGGAAAGCCGGGAATGGGATTGGCCGGCACTGCGGAAAAAAGCCAGGTCTTACCGCTGCGAGCATGCGCTGCTCCTCGGCTTGCTGGTCGCCGAGAAGCTCTGCGGCTGGGTTGTGCCGGCAACCGTTCGCCCCTGGCTTGAGCATCGGGGCGGCCTCGATCGTCATTTTGGCCTGATCGTCAAGGCCATAACGCATGCCGAAGGCTGGCTGAATTCGCCTGCCGGCATCGTGCAGCGCAACCTGTATGCCGCCAGCTTCAACGACGGGCTGGATTGCTGGACCTATCAGCTGGCGACGGTGGCCACCCACCGCCGGGACTGGGAACTGCTGCCGCTGCCCGATGCGCTGTTTCCGCTGTATTTCGCGTTGAGCCCGTTTACCAACATCTGGCATCTCGCGCAGCGTTTTCGCCGGTTTGGGCAGGCGCCGGCGCGCCTGGTCTGAAGATGATTGACCTCCACTGCCACCTACTGCCCGGTATCGACGACGGCGCCCCGGACCTCGAGACTTCGCTCGAGATGGCGCGCATTGCGTTCGCCGATGGCATCCGAACGCTTGCCTGTACCCCGCATATCTACCCCGGAGTCTATGAGAACACCGGTGATGGCATCCGGCAGGCGGTGGCGGCGTTGCAGAAGGCCCTCGATGAGGCGGAAATCGCGCTGAAGCTGGTGGTCGGCGCCGATATCCATGTCGATCCCGACCTGTTGCTGAAGCTGCGCGGCGGCGAGGCACCAACCCTGGGGGAGACGCGGTATTTTCTGCTTGAGCCGCCACATCATGTCGCGCTGCCACGTATTGCCGATTTCGTATTTAATCTGGTTGCTGCCGGTTACACTCCCCTGATCACGCACCCCGAGCGTTTGACCTGGATTAAGGATCACTACCCAACCATATGCGGGCTGGTCGATCAGGGCGCCTGGCTGCAGGTGACGTCAGGCAGCCTGACTGGCCGCTTCGGGCCGCAGGCGAAATACTGGGGCGAGCGCCTGCTCGGCGAAGGTCGGGTTCATATTTTGGCCACGGATGCGCACGGCACCCGACGTCGCCCTCCGCTGCTCGCCGAAGGCCAGCTTGCCGCGGAGCGCCTGGTGGGCAAGGAAGAAGCATGGCATTTGGTTAACACCCGGCCAATCGGTATACTTGATAATTTGGCCCCGTCCGCAATGCCTGCCTTGCCGAATGCCGGCGCCAAATGGCGAGCAGACGGCTCAGCCAGGCGGCAAGGCTTATTGGCGAGGCTATTTGGCGGGAACAAGCCCCGTTAGCAGTCGTTGGGAAAAGGAGACTCGGCATGCACGATTCGTCAATCAGGAAATCAGGGTTCTGGTGCGCTTTCGCCTGCCTGGTGTTGCTGATCGCTGCCCGGCCCACCTTTGCTGAAAGTCCGGCGCAGCCGATATCGGCGACACCAGCCCCGGTCGATAATGCTTTGTTGGAGCGCCAGTTGGCGCCCGCCTCGACGGAATTGGACGAATACCAGATCGGCCCGCACGACCTGATCGAAATTTCGGTGTTTCAGGTGACCGAGATGTCGCGGACGGTGCGTGTCAATGCCCAGGGATTGATCTCGCTGCCCTTGCTTGGCATCGTGCGCGCCGGCGGGCTGTCAGCCAACGAACTTGAAGCGACCCTTGCCGCCAAACTTTCGGAAAACCTGCTGCAGGATCCACAGGTAAGTGTTTTCATCAAGGAATTCGCCAGCCAGCGCGTCGTGGTCGAAGGCAGCATTGTGAAACTCGGCGTTTACCCGCTTACCGGCAAGACGACACTGATGCAGGTCATCGCCATGGCTTCCGGAATCGATCCCGTGGCCGACCCGACCAATATCCGGATATTCCGCCAGCTTCCCGACGGCAAGCGCGAGGTCTTGACCTATGATCTGATTGCGATTCATGAGGGCAAGGCGGAAGACCCGTTGATCAAGGGCAATGACACGGTGATCGTCGGGCGCTCCGCTTCCGCGGCTTTTTTCAGGGATTTCATCAACGGTGTCCGCGGTTTTGTGGGGTTCGGCACCATCCCCCTGGTTCATTGATCCCTGATCAGCGGCGCGCATGGCAAAGTCACGCGATCGTGCTTTCTGATTTTCATCGGTCCGCACTGTGACAACTCCCTCAAACGACCCTTCCCGCAAGCCGGATCCTGCCGACGCCGAAGCCCACCCCGGTGGCGCGCTCATTGAGCGGCCGAATTATCTGCCGAACACGGCTCTTTATCACGAACCGCTGCATATCGGAGCGGAAGAAGAGTCGATCAAGCTGCGCGAATACTGGGACATCATCGTCAAGCGCAAATGGGCGGTGCTGACCTTTTTTGCGATCACGGTGATCGCCGTCATGACGGCTACATTCATCACGACCCGGATCTATCGTGCCACCCTGACGCTGCAGATCGAACAACAGGACACGAAGGCAATGGCCTTGCCGGGAGCACTTGCCAACGAGCAATTCGTTTTCGAGAGCCCCGAGTTTTTGCAGACGCAATACGAATTGCTGAAAAGCGACACTCTGGCCCAGCGCGTGATCGAACAGTTGAACCTCGTCGCCGCGCCGCAACCGGAACAGAAGAGCCCGGGCTGGCTGGATACTCTCCTGGGGGACAACGCCAGGAAGACGGAAAATCCCGAGCCTGAAGCGGGCAACGGCCTGATGTCCGGATTACCCGGGGAACTGTCGGTCGTGCCGGTGCGTAATTCACGCTTGGTCAGGATCAATTTCGACAGCCCGGACCCGCAACTGGCGGCGCGCATCGCAAACACGATCGCGGTGGCGTTCATCAACCTGAACCTGGAACGGCGTATGGAAGCGACTTCCTATGCGCGGACGTTCCTCGAGGAGCGTCTGCAGCAGATCAAGGTCAAGCTTGAGGATTCCGAAAAGCAACTCAATGCCTTCACGCGCCGGGAGGGCATCGTCAAGCCGGATGAAAAGCAGCAAAGCCCGGAGACGCAGGTGCTCGGCGAGTTCACCTCGGCGCTGGCCAAGGCCCAAAGCGAGCGCATCCGGGCCGAGACGCTCTACCAGCAGGCGCGCGGCGGCGATGCGGCAAGCGCTGCGGCGGTGGTGGACAATGCGCTGGTCCAGGAATACAAGACGCGCAAGTCGAAGCTGGAGGGCGACTATCAGGAAGGCTTGAAGACCTACAAGCCCGGTTACCCGAAGATGCAGCAGATCGAAAGCCAGATCGACGAGTTGCAGGCCAAGATCAACCAGGAGATCAAGGCGACCATCGGCGCGCTCAAGGCAAACTACGACGCCGCGCTCGCCCAGGAAAACCTGCTGGCGGCAAAGCTGAAGGAAAGCAAGCAGACCGTTCTGGGCGGCCAGGACAGCAACTTCCAGTACAACCTGCTGAAGCGCGAGGTGGATACCAACCGCCAGCTTTACGACAGCCTGCTGCAGCGCTACAAGGAAATCGGCGTCGCCGGCGGAGTCGGCACCAACAACGTTACCGTGGTCGACATGGCAAAGGTGCCCGGCTTTCCGTTCAAACCGCGACTGACGTTCAACCTGATGATCGCCCTCTTCATCGGCCTCGCCGGTGGCATTGCTCTCGCCCTGCTGCTGGAACACCTGGACGATACGATCAAACTGCCGGATGACATGGAAAAATTTCTCGGCCTGCCGGTACTTGGCATCATCCCGGCGACCAAGCGCGCCGACAACGCAGAACTGGCGCTGGCCGAAAATGCCGACCAGCGTTCGGCGTTTGCCGAGGCATACCGTTCGTTGCGCACGGCCCTGCAGTTCGCGACGCCTGAAGGGATGCCCAAGGTGCTGCTGCTGACCAGCACCACGGTCGGCGAAGGCAAGAGCACCTGCGCCCTCAGCCTGGCGATGCATATCGCACAGACCGGCAAAACGGTGTTGCTGATCGACAGCGACCTGCGCAAGGCATCCCTGCATACCAAGCTTGGCATTGTCAACGATTCGGGCCTGACCAACTACCTGGCCGGCAACGCCCAGCCGGTCGACATCACGCGCCAGACCGAAATTCCCCGCCTGTTCCTGATGTCTTCCGGCCCCCTGCCGCCGAATCCGGCGGAATTGATCAGCAGCGTCAAGATGGTGGCGCTCCTGAAACTCGCCACCGAGAAATTCGACCAGGTAATCATCGACGGGCCGCCGGTACTTGGCCTGGCCGATGCTCCCCTGCTCGGCAGCCTGGCCGAAGCAACCGTGCTGGTCGTGGGCTATGGTACGACCAGCCGCCAGTTTGCGCAGACTTCGGTCAAGCGCCTGCGCGGTACGCGCACCCGGCTCATCGGCGGCATCCTCAATCGGGTCAGCAGCGGGCACCGCTCCTACGGCTATAACAGCTACTACTATCAGTACGGCGAGCCGGATCAAAAACAACTGTCGGCATGAGCGGTAACAGCACGGATTCGGGTTCTGACTGCATAGCGCTGGCAATTGCCTTTTTTCAGGCGCCGAGCCAGTTTCCCGAGCTGCTGCGCGGCGAAGGCCGTTTGCCGCGCGGCGTCAACGAGTTGCTTCTGGTTGCCGCCGGCAATCCACGCGCCGCCGGCGAAAAACCACTTACCCCTTTCGTGCACCCAGAAAAATTGCGGGAGACGGCCAAATTCTTCATCGAGCAGGTCTTGCTGGCGCATCACGCGAGTCACTATCGCGTTTTTGGCGTCGAGCCCGATGCGTCGCTGGCAGAGATCAAGGACAACCACCGTCTCCTGATGCGGCTCTTCCACCCGGACCGCCAAACCACCGAGGCCGACGGCGCCACCGCAATCGCGACCCGGATCAATCAGGCGTATACCGTCCTCCGCTCTCCCGATGCACGCGCCGCTTATGACTTTTCATTGCAGCAAAAGCACGCAACCGCAAGGAAAAACCCCACCTATCATCCGCTGCCCAGCCACGCGACCGCACCATCGGGAAGGGCATTTACTCTCCCGCTCTTCGTTTCCCGCCACTTGGCGCCGGTTGTCCTCGGCAGCTTCGCGTTCGTGGCCGCCCTCGGCGTTGCCCTGGTTTATTTCAATCGCGTGCCAGCGAGCGCGCCCGGCACCGGCGAGCGCGCGTATAAGCTCAAGCCGGAAATGGCGCTGGCCAGGCCGGAACCGGCAGCAATGCCGCTCGAGCCGCCAGCGCAGTATCTGCGGTCAGAAGCTTCCACCCGGCCACACGAGCCGCCGGCCAGCATTGCGGGCGTCATGGACCAGCCAGTTGAGACAGCGCCGACGTCGCCGCCCGACCGACAGCCGATGCCGGCCAACGACTATAAGCAACCCCGGAGCGAGCCAGTCCGGGCGCCCTCCCCGGCGCCACCGTTGGCGATGCCCGGAGCTAAGCCGGTGCTGGCCGCAACGACGAAGCCGGAGCGAATCGTGGCGACTGTTGCGGTCAACCCGCCAGAGGCACCGGAAACGAAGCCGCCACAGCCCCGACCCCAGCAACTCGAGAGCCTGATCGCCAGTTTTTCCGAGCGCTATCAGCAGGGCGATCTCGAGGGCCTGCTGGCGCTGTTCGACGACGCCGCGCGCATCGACCGGGGGGGAGACAAGGCACAAATCCGCAACGAATATGGCGACCTGTTCCGCAATTCGGAAACGCGAACGATGTATATCTGGGACATGTCCTGGAATCCCCGGGGCAAGGCCGTGCGCGGCAACGGTCATTATCAGTCGCGCGCGATCGGCAAAGCCGACCGCTCGCCAAGGATTTACGGCGGCGATATCACGATCGACGTCCTGCAGCTGGACGACAGGCCGGTGATCGTCGGGCTGTATCGCCGAGGCAACTAACCCGGATGTTTCATAAACCCGCCGCGCGATGTCAATGTCGTGCCATTCCAGCCGTGATGCGAGTCAGCTTGCTGCGAATTTTGCTGCCAACCCGCCACGATCGGCCAAATACCCCAACTTTTGGGCATCACACCCTGCCGCCATCGATCCCTGGACAGAGCGCTGGCGAGACCTCACCTCCGCTCAAGCGGATTCGAGTCGGCAGCATGAGACGGCGTCGCCGAGTCGATCAGGCCGGTGCCGGCGGGCGCGGGACGAGGTAAAGCAACTCGGTCACCCGCGCCAGCACCCCCTTCATCGGACACGACGTAGGCAAGGACAGCTTGATCCGATCCTTGTACTGCACCACGCGCACCGCCAACTTAAAGAGTTTCAGGATAATCGACAGCGGTTGCGCCTTGGCCAGTTCCGTATGCACCAGCGTGTTCTCGCGCAAGCCGTGAATCAACCCATACGCCGCACACGAATAGAACAGCCGCAGGTGATTGGCGAGGAAGGCATGATCGGAGGTCCGGTCACTGGCCAAGTCGTTCTTCACCGCCTTGATGAAGTTCTCGTCCTGCCCTCGAGCACAGTACAGCTCTTTGTAAAGCACATCAGGCGTCGGGTCGGACAGCGAGGTCACCACGTACCGCGGGTTGTCACCCAAGGCCATCACCTCGGCCTTGACCACCACGCGGTAAGCCTTGGGCCACGAGCCCGCCTGATACTCGATATCGTCGTACAGTCGTGTCGCCGCAGGCTCGGCGTTCCCCAGGCGCTGGGCGTTGGCGCTGTGTGTCTGGTGCAGCGCACGGGCTTTCTTCAGCAGCGGCTCGGCCTTGGGCGAGAGCACCTGGTTGCCGGCCAGGCCGAAGAGGAAGTCCAGATGCGGATCGGACGCGCACAAGGCCATCAGTTCGGGATTCGAGAAGTGGCCATCCCCGCGCAGAATGATGTGGGTCTCGGGCCAGGCCTGGCGGAGCAGGTGCAGCACGCGCTTGATGATGACCGCATTCTCTTTACCGGTGGGACGCTTGCCCGGACGCAGGACGGCGGTGATCAGCTTCCCGGAGAGTCCTTCGAAGAGGAACAACGGCAGGTAGCAATGATTGCCGTAGTGGTGGTTGTAGAACGCCAGTTCCTGCTGCCCGTGAGTGGCATCCTCAGAGTGATCCATATCCAGCACGATCACGGCAGGCGCTTGGGCGTAGCTGGCGATGAAGGCGTCGACGAAGCTTTTGGCCAGGCGGTAAATGTCTTTGCGCGATACGCTGTTCTCGAGCCGGGAGAGCGTGGGGCCGGAGGCCAGGTCATTTCCCTCGCCCAGCGGGGCACGACCGACCGCCAGTTTGAACAGCGGATCGCGCCGCAGCGTGTTGGCGTCATTACCGTCGGCGTAGCCGCTGGCGGTCTGGAATATCCGCTGACGAAGCAGGTCGGCCAGCGGATGGTCAATGTACGAGGCGTGGCGTTTGTCGTGAATCGCGCTGACCAGGCGGGGAATCAGGCCGATTTGCAGGTCGATGCCACGCAACAGGAGTGCGCCAAAGTCGGAGGACATCGCCCCGCCGTCAAACTCTGCCCGGATCGTAAATCCGGCGCTGGCGGGAAAGCGAAGCTGGGTTGGGATAGAATGGTCCATGGGCGGTCTCGTTTAGGCTTCTTACAAAGCGTTATTGGCGTAACCCCTATTATATCAATGGGTTAAACGAGATTCGCCTGCTTTTATGAAAAATTCGGGCTAATAGCCCGCTTCGAAATAATCAAACCTTGAGCACCAAGCCTCGTTCAGCCAGTTCCCCGGCCAGTTTGATGACATCACCCTGCAATTGCTCGGCCGTGACTTCGTACTCTTCGAGCATCGTTGCGCTGATTTCCGCCAGCGTCCTGCCCTCGCCCATCAGTTCCCAGATACGTGCGCCGACCGGGTCCAGCCCGAAGTAGCTGCCGCCTGCCAGGTCGAGGATCACGATCTCTTCACCGACCTCACGTGCCATGACCTGGACCGGGATCGTTACCTTGTCCGTCAATTCCATCAATTGCTCCCTAAATTTCAGCCTGTTCGAGAATGGCCCGGCGCACCGCCGGCAACGCGGCGAACGATCTTGGATAATCAAGTCGGAAAACGATCGGCAAATTGGCCATCTCCGTCACCTGGTTGAAATGGGCTGACAACGACTCCCGGCCTTCAATATCGAGCAGGAAGGAATTACCCACCAGCCCCATCACGGCTTCGCCCGGCGTCATCGGCGCAAAGCTTACCTGATCGACATCGCCCGGGCCGAGGAAATACATGCGCCGCAGCATTCGCTCTTCGGAGCAAAACGCCAGCGCTTCGCCGGAAAGCAACCGCGCCTTGGAAGTGTATTGGACGGCGGGCGCCAGATGCGCGTCGTCGCCCACCAGTTCGTCCCTGCTGTCGTCCCACAGGCGGATCGACGGATGACTGGGCTGGACCGCATAGCCACCGGCTTTGGGTTCAAGCAACAGGGCATCGTCGGCCAGGAAGCGGTGACCAGCCAAGGCGAAACTTGCCGCCAGCGTCGACTTGCCACGCCCCGATTCGCCAAGAAACGCCAGCGCACCCGCTGGAGCCTCGATGGCACTGGCATGAAACACCCGCTTGCCCTGCCGGCTCAACGCCAGTGGCAGCACCTGATTGAGATAGAGGTGCCTGATGGTCTCTTCGGAGATACCGGGAACTGGCCACGATGACACGACTTGACCATCCGCTGAAACTTCGAAATCCGCAAGTTCGGGAAAGCGCAGCAAATAGCCTGACCCGGTCCGATAGAAACGCGTCCACAGCGTCCCGTCCGGAAAAATCCACTCGTGGAAAAAAGCCGACTCAAGCGGCTCCTGCGGGGGAACATCCGCCAGATGAAAGTCGATCACGACTCGGAATCCCTGCCCAGAACCTTGGCGACAAAACGCGAAATCTCCTCGGGCGAGGGAAAGAGATCGGGATGATCGCGCAAAACGGCGGCTTCGATCTGCGCGACCGTCCGCTGGCCATCGCAGTACACAAGGATCGTCGCGGTCGCCCTCCCCGTCTGGCCAAGCCGCGGCACGCGCTCGGGGTTAGCCTGCAGCAACTGCTCCGGTGTCAATAACTCGCCTTGCCACGTCGACTGCGCGAAGCGCCGTCCGGTCGCCGGAAACTCGACGACCCAGGCAATTAGATGATCGGCCGGCCGGGCCATGATTGTTGCCTTCACCCGCTCGCCCGCCTTGACCGCAACGGCCTCATCGATGGGCAAGAAGGCCTGGTTGCGCTGGATGGCTGGTTCCGCCAACGGCGAATTGGTCATCCACACCCCTTCGGCCAGCTCACACTCGAACCAGCCGCCCAGGCCATGCATCAACCCATCACGCTCGATATGCAGCTCAGCGTTCCACGAGAAGAAATCCGGATGATTCGCATAAAGGTCAATATCGCCCAGCACAGCCGGCGCACAAAACACGTCGGTGCGTTCCAGACTGACGGCATGTCTGGTGTTAACCGCATGCTTACGCAGCCAGTGGAAGACTTGAGGAATGTTTTCTGCCTGCCAGGCGTTGGCCAGTTCGTCGCAGCGCTGCGAACCGACTGCCGCGACGTTCAGCCGAATTCGCGAAGGGATGAGCTTGCCGCCGGGTTTGAGAAAGCGCTTCCTGGCGTCTTCAAGAAACCCGACGATACCGTAATCGAAGCCGAAATAGCCGACATGATCGCAGATGACCACGTCCACCCGTTCCGGCAACTCGATCTGGCTCGACTTGCCGCGAATGAAGGTGGCGCGCTCACCCTGCCCGGCCCGCTGCAACGAATCGCGGGCCACGTCGGTCATGGCACTATCGTCGATGGCGAAGACATGCCGGGCGCCAGCGTGCAGACACAAGAAGCCCAACACACCGGAACCACAGCCCAAGTCGGCAACGACATCGCCGGCCGCTAGCAACTTTCCTATGGCTGATTGATAGCGCTCAAGCCTGACTGCATCGGCGACATAGCCTAAGTGCTCTTCCAGCATAAACCGGTGCTAACTTTTGGGATTGGTTGGATTCTGCGTATGACCGTGTATGCCCAGCATCCGGTCACTGAAATTTTCATGCATAGGCCACAGCAAGAGGATATTCAATGAGGGAACACTCCTCAATAAACACGGCATAGACAGGAATTCAGCACGTAAGGGTCATTATTGTAGGACGCCGATCGCTTGTTGCAAAGTGCTCCATTGACGATACGAGCAGCATAATAAGCAGCGAGGCCATCCGTTTCATGTAATGCCTTCTCAGCGTGCCTTGTGCGAAGCGCAAATACTTTCAGCCAATGACACAAAAGCCGAAACTCAATCTGCAGTGCAGCTTTTGGGTTACGGCTTCCTTCTCTGGGCAGTCATCATTGCCCCTTCGGTACTTGACCCCGCTCCCCCTTGAGTCAAAAAACGCACATCGCCATGACGAACGAGCTTTGGCGAGGCGTAAGGTTTTTTCAGTTTTTGCTTTGGGAACGGAAAATCCGTCATACCGTTATGCCTTCCTGGACCTCCACTTCATACTAGTGGTTTCTGAGGTCCCCTTTGACCCCGATTGAGTCAGACTGCGTACATCACCGTGGCAAACGAGATTGGGTGGGGCGTAAGGCTTTTTAGCGTCCTTTTTCGGCAAGAACTTGTCGGTCATGAATATCACTCACTTTTTGACGGAAAAAACGCGGGATGCACATCGACCCAGCGTGCAAGAACTGCCATTGTAAACAATTGATACCCATTTTCATACTCCGCGCCCCGTTCATGCACTGCCCACGCCCGAATAAGGCGCTCTCGGTCAACCCACGTGTTCAACCTGCCCGCGAGATACTCGTGATTCCAAATCTCGGGCCGCGATTCAGCAGTTGCTGAAATCAGTTGTTCATAGGCCTTCCAGCCCGGATGACTGCCCACGTCGCAGCGCAGGCGAACAGTCTCCGGCAGCACGTCGGCGGTTGCTTCACGCATGAGATTCTTGTACCAGGGCACGCTTAGCTTTGCCGCGACCGGCATCTGGATGGCAAACTCGATCATCCGGCGATCGGAAAATGGACTGCGCGGCTCCACCCCGCTGGCGAAGGCGAGTTGTCCATACACTTCATGGGCAAAGGAAAGCAGCCCCGACGTAAAGCTCCGCGCATGAGTGGCCTGATCGTTGCCGGGCTTTATTGCCACCTCTCCCTGACACGCCTGGCGATGCTTCTCGGCGAGCCAGGGAATGACTTTATCGCGCTTCAACAGGGCGAGATCGTCGTGCAGCACCCGCCGCTTTTCGCGGAGTCGCCGATAGATAGTGCGCACGCCGGGCGGCGTGATGGCGGCGAGTGATCGAATCATTACCGTGCGGGTGCGGTTTTCGAAACCGTGCCTGCCGAAAGCAGTAAAAACATCCGGCAGGCGGCCCAGCATCTTTCCGCGCAGAATGGTATCGAGACTGCGGTCAACGCCGTAAAACAGTAAATCTCCGGCCATGCCGTCGAGCACCACGCGACAACCTTGGCTCTGCCCGGCTTCATAGACCATGGCATAGGTCAGCCCGTGCGATAGCGCGAAGGGTTCATCGATCCTAGCGATATTGTCCAGACTGGCCTTGCCGCCTTCTCCCGCGACTGCCGAAGTGAGAACGACCGGGT
This window of the Candidatus Dechloromonas phosphoritropha genome carries:
- a CDS encoding polysaccharide biosynthesis tyrosine autokinase, whose protein sequence is MTTPSNDPSRKPDPADAEAHPGGALIERPNYLPNTALYHEPLHIGAEEESIKLREYWDIIVKRKWAVLTFFAITVIAVMTATFITTRIYRATLTLQIEQQDTKAMALPGALANEQFVFESPEFLQTQYELLKSDTLAQRVIEQLNLVAAPQPEQKSPGWLDTLLGDNARKTENPEPEAGNGLMSGLPGELSVVPVRNSRLVRINFDSPDPQLAARIANTIAVAFINLNLERRMEATSYARTFLEERLQQIKVKLEDSEKQLNAFTRREGIVKPDEKQQSPETQVLGEFTSALAKAQSERIRAETLYQQARGGDAASAAAVVDNALVQEYKTRKSKLEGDYQEGLKTYKPGYPKMQQIESQIDELQAKINQEIKATIGALKANYDAALAQENLLAAKLKESKQTVLGGQDSNFQYNLLKREVDTNRQLYDSLLQRYKEIGVAGGVGTNNVTVVDMAKVPGFPFKPRLTFNLMIALFIGLAGGIALALLLEHLDDTIKLPDDMEKFLGLPVLGIIPATKRADNAELALAENADQRSAFAEAYRSLRTALQFATPEGMPKVLLLTSTTVGEGKSTCALSLAMHIAQTGKTVLLIDSDLRKASLHTKLGIVNDSGLTNYLAGNAQPVDITRQTEIPRLFLMSSGPLPPNPAELISSVKMVALLKLATEKFDQVIIDGPPVLGLADAPLLGSLAEATVLVVGYGTTSRQFAQTSVKRLRGTRTRLIGGILNRVSSGHRSYGYNSYYYQYGEPDQKQLSA
- a CDS encoding DnaJ domain-containing protein, yielding MPRGVNELLLVAAGNPRAAGEKPLTPFVHPEKLRETAKFFIEQVLLAHHASHYRVFGVEPDASLAEIKDNHRLLMRLFHPDRQTTEADGATAIATRINQAYTVLRSPDARAAYDFSLQQKHATARKNPTYHPLPSHATAPSGRAFTLPLFVSRHLAPVVLGSFAFVAALGVALVYFNRVPASAPGTGERAYKLKPEMALARPEPAAMPLEPPAQYLRSEASTRPHEPPASIAGVMDQPVETAPTSPPDRQPMPANDYKQPRSEPVRAPSPAPPLAMPGAKPVLAATTKPERIVATVAVNPPEAPETKPPQPRPQQLESLIASFSERYQQGDLEGLLALFDDAARIDRGGDKAQIRNEYGDLFRNSETRTMYIWDMSWNPRGKAVRGNGHYQSRAIGKADRSPRIYGGDITIDVLQLDDRPVIVGLYRRGN
- a CDS encoding IS1380 family transposase; the protein is MDHSIPTQLRFPASAGFTIRAEFDGGAMSSDFGALLLRGIDLQIGLIPRLVSAIHDKRHASYIDHPLADLLRQRIFQTASGYADGNDANTLRRDPLFKLAVGRAPLGEGNDLASGPTLSRLENSVSRKDIYRLAKSFVDAFIASYAQAPAVIVLDMDHSEDATHGQQELAFYNHHYGNHCYLPLFLFEGLSGKLITAVLRPGKRPTGKENAVIIKRVLHLLRQAWPETHIILRGDGHFSNPELMALCASDPHLDFLFGLAGNQVLSPKAEPLLKKARALHQTHSANAQRLGNAEPAATRLYDDIEYQAGSWPKAYRVVVKAEVMALGDNPRYVVTSLSDPTPDVLYKELYCARGQDENFIKAVKNDLASDRTSDHAFLANHLRLFYSCAAYGLIHGLRENTLVHTELAKAQPLSIILKLFKLAVRVVQYKDRIKLSLPTSCPMKGVLARVTELLYLVPRPPAPA
- a CDS encoding PqqD family protein, which translates into the protein MELTDKVTIPVQVMAREVGEEIVILDLAGGSYFGLDPVGARIWELMGEGRTLAEISATMLEEYEVTAEQLQGDVIKLAGELAERGLVLKV
- a CDS encoding class I SAM-dependent methyltransferase yields the protein MLEEHLGYVADAVRLERYQSAIGKLLAAGDVVADLGCGSGVLGFLCLHAGARHVFAIDDSAMTDVARDSLQRAGQGERATFIRGKSSQIELPERVDVVICDHVGYFGFDYGIVGFLEDARKRFLKPGGKLIPSRIRLNVAAVGSQRCDELANAWQAENIPQVFHWLRKHAVNTRHAVSLERTDVFCAPAVLGDIDLYANHPDFFSWNAELHIERDGLMHGLGGWFECELAEGVWMTNSPLAEPAIQRNQAFLPIDEAVAVKAGERVKATIMARPADHLIAWVVEFPATGRRFAQSTWQGELLTPEQLLQANPERVPRLGQTGRATATILVYCDGQRTVAQIEAAVLRDHPDLFPSPEEISRFVAKVLGRDSES